AATGTGTGCTGTGATTTGGCTGTTGAATCCGTGAATGTGTGAGTTTTCATGTTTTTCTGATTGATCGATGCAATAATCCAGAGTTCAATTCGTCTACGAAGTTTCAGTTGAAGGGCGAGGTTTTGGTTGTGGAAAGTAAGGACATTgatagattaatttaatttgggaAATTTTGAAGATTATAAAATGCTATAAGATGTTTTTTGTATCCTAAATGAGCTATGGATgtatttttgatgaaatttaatgAGATTAGAAAGCCTACTCTCAGTTTGGTTTTGATGTTGATATTGTTTGTGGAAAGGaaatattgtgtttttttaaaaaaatgctaCAAGATGTTGTCTGAAATGAGCTATGAATGTATTGCTGATGAGATTTGATTACATTAGAGAGCTTAATCTCAGTTTGGTTTTGTTGTCGACATTGGTGTTGATGTAATTTCTTTGGGAAAATGTCATGTAAAGTTAAGCTGACTCTGCGAAAATCATATGCAGCATCTCTAACTTAGAAGGACATGGCTGCGGCAGCAACTCATATCACACAACTTTTGGTTGCAAAGCCCTGCGTTTCCGCTTCCCACCAAACTTCTAGATCGAGCATACCATGTTTTGGCAATGAAACCAAAGGCGCGTCTTGGACAAAGCTTAGGAGTTCGGCGTTTTTACCTGCTACACACACCTTCTACCAAACCTGCCACAGCAATGCTTCAAATTCTAAAAGGCATGCTGTAAAAGCAATGGCTGCTAGAGGTGATAAACCATCTTTGCCAGGATTGCCCATTGATCTGAGAGGTTGAACCTTATCTTTGTTTTGCATCGactgttttctttttggggTCTCATATTTATGGATTCTCTTTGTATACATCTACGAATGATTCAAGCTAGCACATTAGGTTAGTTGCTAACATATGTTGCATTGTTTGCAGGGAAGAGGGCGTTTATTGCTGGCATAGCTGATGATAACGGGTATGGATGGGCGATTGCAAAATCTCTTGCTGCTGCAGGTGCTGAAATTCTTGTCGGGACATGGGTTCCAGTAAGTATTTGGACTTAGTGTTTCAGCGTTGTTTTTACTCTCTGAAGTTAAagtttattactactactaatgaTCACCGAATATTTTAGGCactaaatatttttgagaCCAGCCTACGACGTGGAAAGTTTGATGAATCGCGCGTGTAAGAAATGATCTCCTATGTCTGTCAAGAAATACTTAATCTTCCTTTGCTTTGTCTATTGACCCTTTCgggatatttaaatttaggcTGCCGGATGGTTCTCTGATGGAAATTGCTAAAGTCTACCCGCTGGATGCTGTCTTTGACTCTCCTGAGGATGTTCCTGAAGAtgtaagaaatattttatccGTGATTCTTTTGAGTTAAACGTGTTGGAATTCTCCTATGTACTAACATAGCTTTACCATGGTGcagatcaaaacaaataagcGCTATGCTGGCTCTTCTAATTGGACTGTGAAGGTTTATCTCCATTgcattttcttcatctttggttttaccataaataattatgtataactaataattatttctttgGTCTATTTGAACCTGTACTCTTTTTCCTGTTCTAGTGACATTGTCATGGTTCTTGATACTATTAACAAGAAGTTTGAGTTTTGTCTCATTTTACCAGTTGCGTAGATTACTAATGACGTTTCATAATAATTAGTTCACTTGATTAAATTGGAATTGTCTTGCAGGAAGTTGCCGAGTCAGTGAAACAGGATTTCGGCTCCATTGATATTCTTGTGCATTCTCTTGCCAATGGCCCCGAGGTGATTATCGCTTAGCCCTCCTTTTTTCtgacttttattttatttttcctttcttgaAATCACTGTTTATCTTAATATGTCGCGTAGGTTACTAAGCCTCTTCTTGAAACATCAAGAAATGGCTATCTTGCTGCCATATCTGCATCAAGTTATTCCTTTGTTTCCCTTCTCAAACATTTTCTTCCCATCATAAATCCGGGTATGTCGCATCTTTAGCCCTTATTTCTTTGACTCATTTCATTACTGTTACTGATTTTTATCCCTTTGGCAGGTGGCGCCACGATTTCTTTGACCTACATTGCATCTGAGAGGATAATACCAGGGTAAGAATAACCCTTGACATTCGAGTGTAATATGGTCTCTCAACGACTCAGATTGTTGGATTACATTGTGCCTTTCTTGCAGATACGGCGGTGGCATGAGCTCTGCTAAGGCTGCTCTCGAGAGTGACACACAAGTTAGTTCTCCGAACTCTTAGTCTTGTCTTATTCGTTTCGACTTACCGCATCATGATGTCATAGCAACCATTCACTCCGATTAGGTACTTGCTTTTGAAGCTGGGAGAAAGCACAATGTGAGAGTGAACACCATATCCGCAGGTATTGAATCAAGCGCTATCTGATTTTGTCGAGGAGTGTCGCAATCTGTTGGTGCATTGTATAGTTACTCGTTGTCGTTGAGATGTTTCAGGCCCATTAGGAAGCCGGGCTGCAAAAGCCATCGGTTTTATTGACATGATGATCAACTACTCATTAGAGAACGCGCCCTTGCAGAAGGAGCTTACTGCCGGTGAGTTACTTTCTTGTGCCCAGAAACGAGACATGGCGTTAGCTGTTAGTCATCTAATTCTTGAATTTGGTTTGAATTGAACAGATGAGGTCGGTAACACTGCTGCTTTTCTGTCGTCTCCTCTGGCATCGGCCATCACTGGAGCTGTTGTCTATGTCGACAATGGACTTAACGCGATGGGAGTTGGAGTTGACAGCCCCGTCTTCCGGGATCTTGATATTCCAAGAGCCCCACAGAATTGAAGAGAGTGAGAGACCTACATTCATTCAGCACTGTGACATTAAAAAGActtgatttttagttttgatcTTCAAATTAACTGTAGGGGGCTCAACTTTCTTGCCAGTTTCTGTGCTCAGAGAGTGTTAGTGAGAGACAAGATATGGAAACACATTAACAtaggagtactaataaaaatgttgagaaattcaaaatgttaatgaaattgaatgaagaaaaataaacgTCTCTGGTAATATATACTCTAAGAGCAACTCCAAGGAGAGAAGGCGAATGAAAAAGGTATATCATGTTTATACATTCTCAAAAAGTGCAATATACCTTtctaaaaatcaatcaactccaaagataaaagatatatagaaaggtatatcatttaaaaaaaataaaataatagtacaaaagcattaaaaaaacataaagtgtaatatattCCCAAATACCTTTCTTCTTAGAGaatgatttttatgaaaagaaggtaaatatggtgATTATATGattacctcttcaaaatgggaaaaggtataattccttctcaaatacctctccccttggagaatgatttttcatgaagaaaaggtaaatatgatagttatattagtttacctctccatttacctctcccttggagatgctctaataaccTACCAATGATGATACCATTTCAACATATTAAATTTACGCTatatttttcgaaattttaGCTATGGAATATACTTTATACTActcgttctatagtaatagagtcattttgccattttggtacgttccatagtaatagagtcatttttcttttcagtaaaagtcaacacatttttccacatctattttactttctcttactactttttttctctcttcatctttttatcttttccattttccactttattctcactTTACTTAACttacctaacacaatttttcttaatttccgtgtcgaaaagaaacgcatctattactatggaatgaaAGGAGTACAATATAGTGCATATACTTAATAGGAAGTAAAAGAATGTTCACTacattttttaagaaatgactGCTATATGATACTCCTCAACTAAAAAGTGggacatgtttttttttattattatatttttcccTGAAAGTgagcataaataaattatttaaggaTGTAAGTAATCTTTTCATATGCATTTCAAATCGTaaccaaaaattcaaacaataagCGGCATACCAGGTAAGCATATGAcgttacatattttaaaattttaaccaGTTAAAATACCATTACGACTTACGGAGTACTAAATTTACACTACATCTTTTTCTTAGAAAATACGAGTACTACCATATGATACTCAACGAAAAAGTGTATTACATATTTTCCTTAAAAAACATTCTGAAATTGagcataaataatttatctttcCAGTTTTGAAAGGATGGAAATAATCTTTTCCTTGTGCGTTTCAGATCTTAAGCTAGAAATTCAAACAATAAGCGGCATACAAGGTGGAGTAATATACTAGTAGTTACATATtgtatttatgttaaaattttcaaaatttaaccATGATTAAATGGATCCAAAACAGTTTGAATTTGGAATTGGTTCAACCAaaacatattcaaaattttataagtagCTATAATCACACTCATTAAGGCTCCAAATTCCAACTTCACCCCCAAATATCTAATCAATGCCATAAATCTCAAGGGCAAAACAGTCATTCACGTTATAAATACGCCAAAATTTGCAGTCTTAAACAAATTATCCCCAATTTCTCTTCACCTTCCCAACTCTCAATAAAAccagagaagagagagagagagagagagagagagagagaggcgcaGTTCAGTATGAAGGCATCAATAAAATTGAGGGAGGAGCGGACGCCACTGCTGCGAGCTAAAATCCCCATAAACATTCTCAATTACCCCTTTCAATCGGGTGTTGTCGCCGGAGAATCCAAAGAATTCTCCCTAAACCTGAGCACCTATTTCCAATCCGGCCCTTCCCTTAAATTCGCCTACCGCCCAAACGATTCAGAGACCCCCTTCAGCTTCATCTTCAAGACCGGAATCGGCCATTACGGCTCACCGATCCGGAGCCCCCTCACCATGAGCGCCGAGTTCAACGTCATCGGCTGCGAAAACCCTAGCTTCTTCATCCGATTCAAGCCCGATTTAGGCGATTTCTCCGCAAAGAAACTCATCTCCTCCGCCATCGTCAGGAAATTGGGGGGAAAGCCGGCACTCGAagagggtaatatcgtcaaaAAGTTCGCCGGACTCTTCCCGGCCGTCGAATCGAGGGCGGGGTGGATGGTGAATGCAATCGTCAGAGGCACGGACCTGACCGCTACGACGGCGCTCCCGCTGCGAGATTTCGCGTTGCTTAATTTCCGGTGGGGGCTTAGGGTTCCGAAAAGCGGCGCGGCGGCGGGTGATTACGAGACGGCGGCGggaaggcggcggcggcagacTGATCGGGCGGCGGGTGGTTATAGGCTGCCGCAGCTGGTGATGGACAAAATTGGGATCGAACACGTGGCCAAAGCGGATTCGAAGGCGGAGAAAGCGGATGAGTTCGGCCAGCTGGCAGGGGCGTGTTTGGAGGTGAAGAAACAGCTAGAGGTGGTTCAAGCGGAGAATGGGTCGTTGAATAAGGCGTTGACCGATTTGAGATCGGATTTGGCCGCCGGGAAAATGGAAACCGAGCCCGAAAACAACCGGAATTCGAACATCTCGGGTTTGGGTGAAGGCAACAAAGGATTGAAGGTTGCATAATCTTGTGATATGtggtttttggtttgattaaAGTTTGTTCATTggattttcacttttattgataaaatcatGAAAGTGTGCTAGTTTTTTAAGGTGTTTTTGTG
The nucleotide sequence above comes from Salvia hispanica cultivar TCC Black 2014 chromosome 5, UniMelb_Shisp_WGS_1.0, whole genome shotgun sequence. Encoded proteins:
- the LOC125187061 gene encoding enoyl-[acyl-carrier-protein] reductase [NADH] 1, chloroplastic-like, yielding MAAAATHITQLLVAKPCVSASHQTSRSSIPCFGNETKGASWTKLRSSAFLPATHTFYQTCHSNASNSKRHAVKAMAARGDKPSLPGLPIDLRGKRAFIAGIADDNGYGWAIAKSLAAAGAEILVGTWVPALNIFETSLRRGKFDESRVLPDGSLMEIAKVYPLDAVFDSPEDVPEDIKTNKRYAGSSNWTVKEVAESVKQDFGSIDILVHSLANGPEVTKPLLETSRNGYLAAISASSYSFVSLLKHFLPIINPGGATISLTYIASERIIPGYGGGMSSAKAALESDTQVLAFEAGRKHNVRVNTISAGPLGSRAAKAIGFIDMMINYSLENAPLQKELTADEVGNTAAFLSSPLASAITGAVVYVDNGLNAMGVGVDSPVFRDLDIPRAPQN
- the LOC125186296 gene encoding uncharacterized protein LOC125186296; the protein is MKASIKLREERTPLLRAKIPINILNYPFQSGVVAGESKEFSLNLSTYFQSGPSLKFAYRPNDSETPFSFIFKTGIGHYGSPIRSPLTMSAEFNVIGCENPSFFIRFKPDLGDFSAKKLISSAIVRKLGGKPALEEGNIVKKFAGLFPAVESRAGWMVNAIVRGTDLTATTALPLRDFALLNFRWGLRVPKSGAAAGDYETAAGRRRRQTDRAAGGYRLPQLVMDKIGIEHVAKADSKAEKADEFGQLAGACLEVKKQLEVVQAENGSLNKALTDLRSDLAAGKMETEPENNRNSNISGLGEGNKGLKVA